The following coding sequences are from one Capsicum annuum cultivar UCD-10X-F1 chromosome 3, UCD10Xv1.1, whole genome shotgun sequence window:
- the LOC107864334 gene encoding splicing regulatory glutamine/lysine-rich protein 1 yields MADRNNSSAITVTAAVKPIWAKQAEEAKLKSEAEKDAAAKAAFEATFKHVEASAAAAAAAASDSDEDDDEYEQKRLAEKPIGPVDPSKCTAAGAGIAGGTACAPSTFTVVTKDCDGRKVPHGGAQVKIRVSPGVGVGGSDLEGIVKDMGDGTYTVSYIVQKRGNYMVNVECNGKAIMGSPFPVFFSTGSTNGGLLGVAPSASFPNMVNQNMPNMPNYSGSVSGAVPGLLGMIPGIVPGASGGAVLPGIGASLGEVCREFLYGRCAKTDCKFNHPPHNLLMTALAATTSMGTLSQVPMAPSAAAMAAAQAIVAAQALQAHAAQAQAQSGKDASGSGDKDGRADSLKRTVQVSNLSPLLTVDQLKQLFGCCGAILDCNITESKHFAYIEYSKPEEATGALALNNIEVGGRPLNVEMAKQLPPKASVLNSSMGSSSLPLMMQQAVAMQQMQFQQALLMQQAMTAQQAANRAATMKTATDLAAARAAEISKKLKADGLISGDVETDDKAKSPSPSRARSRSRSPSKSRSRSRSKSKSPISYRRRRRSRSFSPLPWKSRDYRSRSPVRPRRYSGYEDERRSYRDVRHASDRSRRRDFVRFYDRHSPVSRRNRSRSTSPRTRKSYRDDSGSPKHRRDSPPHKTSRASRRESLSPEHGRRSRSSPKDGERKSKYRRGSRSKSAEVKDQSDDKLEGSRGEKARQKDQGRSASPQVVEDAQKKMPPEIVEVSKSKHRRTSRSRSPAEKHHSSRSREEKRKHHARRRSKSRSKSPEEKDHSSDRLDRNKGDKPKHRSRRHSKSRSRSPEEKHRSSAKLERSRKEKSKNRSKRRSRSRSVDEKQHGSKQSASRSDNRRSKHRGRSRSNSSESRHGSGEDETIKDEVRGRRGHQKSSKQYDGDHGTTEASLMEEDPANGM; encoded by the exons ATGGCTGACCGGAACAATTCATCGGCGATTACAGTAACTGCGGCGGTGAAGCCAATATGGGCAAAGCAAGCCGAGGAAGCAAAGCTGAAAAGCGAAGCCGAGAAAGACGCGGCTGCAAAAGCCGCATTCGAAGCCACATTTAAGCACGTTGAAGCTTCAGCCGCCGCCGCAGCTGCCGCTGCATCGGATAGTGATGAAGACGATGATGAATACGAGCAAAAACGGCTCGCGGAGAAACCGATCGGGCCGGTTGATCCGAGTAAATGTACGGCAGCTGGAGCTGGGATTGCTGGTGGAACAGCGTGTGCGCCGTCGACGTTTACGGTTGTTACGAAGGATTGCGACGGGCGGAAGGTGCCGCATGGTGGGGCCCAGgttaagattagggtttcacCTGGTGTTGGAGTTGGTGGATCGGATTTGGAAGGGATAGTGAAGGATATGGGTGATGGAACGTATACAGTGAGTTATATTGTGCAGAAAAGAGGGAATTATATGGTGAATGTTGAATGTAATGGGAAGGCTATTATGGGCAGTCCTTTTCCTGTTTTCTTCAGTACAG GCAGTACTAATGGCGGGCTATTGGGTGTGGCTCCATCAGCCTCATTTCCAAATATGGTCAACCAGAACATGCCTAATATGCCTAACTATTCTGGTTCTGTATCTGGGGCAGTGCCAGGATTACTTGGAATGATACCAGGTATTGTTCCTGGAGCTTCTGGAGGAGCAGTTTTACCTGGAATTGGGGCATCTCTCGGTGAAGTTTGCCGAGAATTCCTTTATGGACGGTGTGCAAAAACTGATTGCAAGTTCAATCATCCTCCTCACAATCTTCTAATGACTGCTCTAGCTGCGACCACCAGTATGGGAACTCTTAGTCAAGTGCCCATGGCACCTTCTGCAGCTGCTATGGCTGCTGCTCAGGCAATTGTTGCTGCACAGGCTCTTCAAGCGCATGCTGCTCAGGCACAAGCACAGTCTGGAAAAGATGCCTCTG GATCAGGTGACAAAGATGGAAGGGCTGATTCCCTTAAAAGAACTGTGCAAGTCAGCAATCTTAGCCCACTTCTGACAGTGGATCAGTTGAAACAGCTGTTTGGTTGCTGTGGTGCAATCCTTGATTGTAACATTACTGAATCCAAACATTTTGCTTACATCGAATACTCAAAACCCGAAGAAGCAACTGGTGCTTTAGCGTTGAACAATATAGAAGTTGGTGGCCGCCCCTTAAATGTTGAAATGGCAAAACAACTTCCTCCGAAGGCATCTGTTTTAaattcatcaatgggttcttCCTCTTTGCCCTTGATGATGCAGCAAGCAGTTGCAATGCAGCAGATGCAGTTCCAGCAGGCCCTATTAATGCAGCAAGCTATGACTGCACAGCAAGCAGCTAATCGGGCTGCAACTATGAAAACTGCTACTGATTTGGCTGCTGCAAGAGCTGCAGAAATAAGCAAGAAGTTGAAAGCTGATGGTCTGATCTCTGGAGATGTGGAAACTGATGACAAGGCCAA GTCACCATCTCCCAGTCGTGCTAGATCAAGATCCAGGTCGCCATCCAAATCACGATCCAGATCAAGATCTAAGTCTAAATCTCCAATAAGTTATAGGCGAAGGCGGAGATCCCGTTCTTTCTCTCCTCTGCCATGGAAATCAAGAGATTATAGATCCAGATCACCTGTTAGACCCCGGCGTTATTCAGGCTATGAAGATGAAAGGCGGTCATATAGGGATGTTAGACATGCTAGTGACAGAAGTAGAAGACGGGATTTTGTTAGATTCTATGATCGCCATTCTCCTGTTTCAAGGAGAAATAGAAGTAGGAGCACAAGCCCACGAACTAGAAAATCTTATCGTGATGATTCAGGCTCACCGAAACACCGCCGAGATAGTCCCCCACACAAGACAAGTAGAGCTTCTCGACGTGAGTCACTGTCACCTGAACATGGACGAAGAAGTAGGTCATCTCCAAAAGatggtgaaagaaaatcaaaatatagaaGGGGATCAAGATCAAAGTCTGCCGAAGTCAAGGACCAGTCTGACGATAAGCTAGAAGGAAGCAGGGGTGAGAAAGCCAGGCAGAAGGATCAGGGAAGGTCAGCATCGCCACAGGTTGTTGAGGATGCACAGAAGAAAATGCCACCAGAAATTGTGGAAGTAAGCAAGTCAAAGCACAGAAGAACCTCCAGGTCCAGATCTCCAGCAGAGAAGCATCATTCTAGCAGAAgcagagaagagaaaagaaagcATCATGCTAGAAGGCGTTCCAAGTCAAGGTCCAAATCTCCTGAAGAGAAAGATCACTCAAGTGATAGGTTAGACAGAAACAAAGGAGATAAACCAAAGCATCGAAGTAGAAGGCACTCAAAATCAAGGTCCAGATCTCCAGAAGAAAAACATCGTTCAAGTGCTAAATTGGAAAGGAGCAGAAAAGAGAAATCAAAGAATCGAAGTAAAAGGCGCTCCAGGTCAAGATCTGTTGATGAAAAGCAGCATGGAAGTAAACAGTCTGCAAGCCGTTCCGATAACCGACGATCAAAGCATAGGGGACGCTCTAGATCAAATTCTTCTGAAAGTAGGCATGGGTCAGGTGAAGATGAAACCATAAAGGATGAAGTGAGAGGTCGTAGGGGTCACCAGAAAAGCTCCAAGCAGTATGACGGTGATCATGGAACAACCGAGGCTAGTTTGATGGAAGAAGATCCTGCTAATGGAATGTGA